A region from the Perca fluviatilis chromosome 16, GENO_Pfluv_1.0, whole genome shotgun sequence genome encodes:
- the taf1 gene encoding transcription initiation factor TFIID subunit 1 isoform X2 — MSDSDSDEDQDRPFSLTGFLFGNINEDGQLEDDSVLDNESKKHLAGLGSLGLGSLITEITANEEGDQDESRDSGSVDAEGWVKSTDDAVDYSDISEVAEDETKKYRQAMGSLQPSRKTDDEDDYDADCEDIDSKLMPPPPPPSLPTAAKKEEPSSPSTNVGEEGDGIILPSIIAPSSTADKVDFSSSSDSESETDRPCQGLGSGGPPDSLNLPLAGIMQKDAAKALPGVTQLFPEFRPGRVLRFLRLFGPGKNMPSVWRSARRKKKRKHRDPQPGTPPPEGEPTEQSQEKKSGWLYEFAPPPPPEQCLSDDEITMMAPVESKFSQTCGDGDKEAESRPKVAEWRYGPAQLWYDMLGVSEDGSNFNYGLKLKEHQSSEPQQQDTPKEITEAAHEFLRREADDNDNNDDEDKELSALENELFLMVTQLKWEDDIIWNGEDIKHKGTKTQRASLAGWLPSSMTRNANAYNAQQGLTRSNSQLVPPTPPPMPKVSSISGSKREKNSHENQSFQEEDSPWFSIFPIDSEELVYGRWEDNIIWDDQEMEHMLMPPVLTLDPNDENIILEIPNEKEEMTSHSPSKENKKETAIKKSRILLGKTGVIKDEPQQNMSQPEQKDPWNLSNDEFYYPKQQGLRGTFGGNIIQHSIPALELRQPFFPTHMGPMKLRQFHRPSLKKYSFGSLAQPGPHAVQPLLKHIKKKAKMREQERQASGGGDMFFMRTPQDLTGKDGDLILAEYSEEYPPLIMQVGLATKIKNYYKRKPGKDPGAPDCKYGETVYCHTSPFLGSLHPGQLLQAFENNLFRAPIYLHKMPETDFLVLRTRHGYYIRELVDIVVVGQQCPLFEVPGPNSKRANTHIRDFLQVFIYRLFWKSKDRPRRIRMEDIKKAFPSHSESSIRKRLKLCADFKRTDRKAGSRERAFNTYFGYYPEGMDSNWWVLKPDFRLPTEEEIRAMVSPEQCCAYYSMLVAEQRLKDAGYGEKSFFAPEEENEEDFQMKIDDEVRTAPWNTTRAFISAMKGKCLLEVTGVADPTGCGEGFSYVKVPNKPTQQKDDKEPQPAKKTVTGTDADLRRLSLKNAKQLLRKFGVPEEEIKKLSRWEVIDVVRTMSTEQARSGEGPMSKFARGSRFSVAEHQERYKEECQRIFDLQNKVLESTEVLSTDTDSSSAEDSDFEEMGKNIENMLQNKKTSSQLSREREEQERKELQRMLMGEESDRDHKGRKERRKGLSSSLSTSSHKDDDTSSVTSLNSSATGRRLKIYRTFRDEDGKEYVRCETVRKASVIDAYTRIRTTKDDEFIRKFALFDEQHREEMRKERRRIQEQLRRLKRNQEKDKIKGPPEKKAKKVKERPDLKLKCGACGAIGHMRTNKFCPLYYQTNAPPSNPVAMTEEQEEELEKTVIHNDNEELIKVEGTKIVLGKQLIESADEVRRKSLVLKFPKQQLPPKKKRRVGNAVHCDYLNKPHKAIHRRRTDPMVTLSSVLESIINDMRDHPNTYPFHTPVNAKVVKDYYKIITRPMDLQTLRENVRKRLYPSREEFREAVEVIVKNSATYNGAKHPITQVAQSMLDLCDAKLKEQEDRLVRLEKAINPLLDDDDQVAFSFILDNIVTQKMMVVPDSWPFHHPVNKKFVPDYYKVIVSPMDLENIRKNISKHKYQNRDAFLSDVSLIHANSIKYNGPDSPYTKTALDIVNVCKQTLAEYDEHLTQLEKDISTAKEAALDAADLESLDPLTPGPYTPQPADLFDSGASGSLPRETSSIFSEGPLVVAPEKRGGQGRHGRRPGEEESDVDIEGFEEEDDGKPKTPAPAEDADRDLEDEDDEEDMLLPPRRRVHDQEEEEEEEEEDGLSNRPAQASVLYQDLLMSDGEDDASEEEGDNPFSSIQLSESGSDSDRELDVRPAPPRRAQETARMGMEQDESMMSYEGDGPDGPPMEDSNVSYGSYEETESRSHMQPSSMGNGEDYGISEEEEEDEEDEARRRGPAVLSQVQLSEDEESEEFRSIGGDSDMDSDN, encoded by the exons ATGTCGGACTCAGACAGTGATGAGGATCAAGATCGCCCTTTCTCTCTTACTGGATTCCTCTTCGGAAACATCAATGAAGATGGACAGCTAGAGGATGACAGTGTTCTGGACAAT GAGTCCAAAAAGCATTTGGCTGGTTTGGGTAGTCTGGGTCTGGGCTCACTCATTACAGAGATCACTGCCAATGAGGAGGGTGATCAAGATGAAAGCAGAGACTCTGGTAGTGTGGATGCAGAAG GTTGGGTGAAAAGCACGGATGATGCAGTTGATTATTCTGACATTAGTGAGGTTGCTGAGGATGAGACAAAAAAGTACCGTCAGGCCATGGGGTCTTTGCAGCCCAGCAGGAAAACAG ATGACGAGGATGACTATGATGCTGACTGCGAGGATATTGATTCTAAGCTTATGCCTCCTCCGCCACCGCCAAGTCTTCCTACAGCTGCTAAGAAAGAGGAACCCTCCTCTCCGAGCACAAATG TTGGGGAAGAGGGGGATGGCATCATCCTGCCCTCCATCATCGCGCCATCCTCTACGGCTGATAAGGTTGACTTCAGCAGCTCCTCGGACTCTGAGTCAGAAACTGACCGTCCCTGCCAGGGTTTGGGGTCTGGAGGCCCCCCAGATAGTCTCAACCTCCCTCTTGCTGGCATCATGCAGAAAGATGCTGCCAAAGCGCTGCCAGGTGTCACACAGCTCTTCCCAGAGTTTAGGCCTGGAAGG GTGCTTAGGTTCTTACGACTGTTTGGTCCTGGAAAGAACATGCCATCCGTTTGGAGGAGTGCCCGCAGGAAGAAGAAGCGGAAGCACAGAGACCCTCAGCCTGGGACACCACCTCCAGAAGGAGAGCCCACAGAGCAAAGCCAGGAGAAGAAGTCTGGATGGCTTTACGAGTTCGCACCCCCTCCACCACCAGAGCAGTGTCTCTCTGATGATGAG ATAACCATGATGGCCCCAGTAGAATCTAAGTTCTCACAAACTTGTGGTGATGGGGACAAGGAGGCAGAGTCTCGACCTAAAGTAGCAGAATGGAGATATGGTCCAGCCCAGCTCTGGTACGACATGCTAGGTGTCTCTGAGGATGGAAGCAACTTCAACTACGGCTTAAAACTAAAAGAACACCAGAGCAGTGAGCCTCAGCAGCAGGACACGCCAAAAGAAATAACAGAGGCTGCACATGAG TTTCTGAGGCGGGAGGCCGATGacaatgataataatgatgatgaagatAAGGAGTTATCAGCCCTTGAGAATGAGCTCTTCCTGATGGTCACTCAACTGAAATGGGAGGACGATATCATCTGGAATGGGGAGGACATAAAACACAAGGGCACAAAGACTCAGCGAGCCAGCCTGGCAGGATGGCTGCCCTCTAGCATGACCCGCAATGCCAACGCTTATAACGCCCAGCAGG GTCTAACAAGAAGTAATTCCCAGTTGGTGCCACCTACGCCTCCCCCCATGCCCAAAGTTTCTTCAATCTCTGGCTCTAAGCGTGAAAAAAACAGCCATGAAAATCAAT CCTTTCAGGAAGAAGACTCTCCCTGGTTCTCCATTTTCCCCATTGACAGTGAGGAGTTAGTGTATGGACGCTGGGAAGATAACATAATCTGGGATGACCAGGAGATGGAACACATGCTCATGCCACCTGTTCTTACACTGGATCCCAATGATGAAAATATCATCCTAG AAATCCCTAATGAAAAGGAGGAGATGACTTCCCACTCCCCATCAAAAGAGAATAAGAAGGAAACAGCAATCAAAAAGAGCCGCATCCTGCTGGGGAAAACTGGGGTGATAAAAGATGAGCCACAGCAG AACATGTCCCAGCCTGAACAAAAGGACCCCTGGAACCTCTCCAATGATGAGTTCTACTATCCTAAACAGCAGGGCCTGAGGGGGACTTTCGGTGGCAACATCATTCAG CACTCCATCCCCGCACTGGAGCTAAGGCAGCCCTTCTTCCCCACTCACATGGGGCCCATGAAGCTGCGCCAGTTTCATCGACCGTCTCTGAAGAAGTACTCATTTGGATCTTTGGCTCAGCCCGGTCCCCATGCTGTTCAACCACTGCTCAAACACATTAAGAAAAAGGCCAAG atGCGAGAGCAGGAGCGACAGGCTTCAGGAGGAGGGGACATGTTCTTCATGCGAACCCCACAGGATTTGACGGGTAAAGATGGAGATCTGATCCTGGCCGAGTACAGTGAAGAATACCCCCCTCTCATCATGCAAGTCGGCTTGGCCACTAAGATCAAAAACTACTACAAAAGG AAACCTGGAAAAGATCCTGGAGCACCCGACTGTAAATATGGAGAGACTGTGTACTGCCACACATCCCCTTTCCTGGGTTCTCTTCATCCTGGACAGCTGCTCCAG gcCTTTGAAAACAACCTTTTCCGTGCTCCAATCTACCTGCACAAGATGCCAGAGACTGATTTCTTGGTTCTGCGAACACGACACGGCTACTACATTAGAGAGCTTGTAGACATAGTTGTAGTTGGTCAGCAGTGCCCCTTATTTGAGGTTCCAGGGCCCAACTCTAAACGAGCCAATACTCACATCAGAGACTTCTTACAG GTGTTCATTTACCGCTTGTTCTGGAAGAGCAAGGATCGGCCCAGGAGAATCCGCATGGAGGATATAAAGAAAGCTTTTCCCTCACACTCAGAGAGCAGCATCAGAAAACGACTAAAACTCTGTGCTGACTTCAAACGTACAG ATAGGAAAGCAGGGAGCAGGGAAAGAGCTTTTAACACCTACTTTGGATATTACCCTGAGG GGATGGACTCTAACTGGTGGGTGCTTAAGCCTGACTTCCGATTGCCTACAGAGGAGGAGATCAGGGCCATGGTGTCTCCAGAGCAGTGCTGTGCTTACTATAGCATGCTGGTGGCAGAGCAGAGACTCAAG GATGCTGGATATGGTGAGAAATCCTTCTTTGCTCCAGAGGAGGAGAACGAAGAGGACTTTCAAATGAAGATTGATGATGAG GTGCGGACAGCCCCTTGGAACACAACAAGAGCCTTCATTTCTGCCATGAAGGGGAAATGCCTGTTGGAAGTTACAGGCGTGGCTGATCCTACAGGCTGTGGAGAGGGTTTCTCCTACGTCAAAGTGCCCAACAAACCCACTCAACAGAAG gatGACAAAGAGCCGCAGCCTGCCAAAAAGACAGTGACGGGGACAGACGCTGACCTGAGAAGACTCTCACTGAAGAATGCCAAGCAGCTGCTGCGCAAGTTTGGCGTTCCAGAGGAAGAG aTCAAGAAGCTCTCACGCTGGGAGGTGATTGACGTGGTGAGAACCATGTCCACAGAGCAGGCGCGTTCAGGTGAGGGACCCATGAGCAAGTTTGCCAGAGGCTCTCGTTTCTCCGTTGCGGAACACCAGGAGCGCTACAAGGAAGAGTGCCAGAGGATCTTTGACCTGCAGAACAA AGTGTTAGAGTCGACAGAGGTGCTctccacagacacagacagcagcTCGGCGGAGGACAGTGACTTTGAGGAGATGGGGAAGAACATTGAGAACATGCTTCAGAACAAGAAGACCAGCTCCCAGCTTTCCCGCGAGagggaggagcaggagaggaaggaaCTGCAGAGGATGCTAATGGGCGAGGAGAGCGACCGTGACCACAAGGGACGCAAGGAGCGACGCAAAGGCTTGT CCAGCTCCTTATCCACCAGTTCACACAAGGACGATGACACTTCCTCCGTCACCAGCCTAAACTCCTCGGCCACAGGACGGCGTCTCAAAATCTATCGCACCTTCAGGGATGAGGACGGCAAGGAATATGTTCGCTGCGAGACAGTTCGCAAGGCTTCTGTCATTGACGCCTACACCAGGATCCGAACCACCAAGGATGATGAATTCAT ACGAAAGTTTGCCCTCTTCGATGAGCAGCACAGAGAGGAGATGAGGAAGGAGCGCCGGCGTATTCAGGAGCAGCTGAGGAGGCTGAAGAGAAACCAAGAGAAAGACAAGATCAAGGGACCTCCAGAGAAGAAGGCCAAGAAGGTCAAAGAGAGACCAGACCTCAAG TTAAAGTGCGGAGCATGTGGAGCCATTGGACACATGAGGACCAACAAGTTTTGCCCGCTGTACTATCAGACCAACGCCCCACCTTCTAACCCAGTTGCCATGacagaggagcaggaggaggagctggaAAAGACCGTCATCCACAACGACAATGAGGAACTGATCAAGGTGGAGGGCACCAAAATTGTGTTGGGCAAACAACTCATTGAAAG TGCTGATGAAGTGCGCAGAAAGTCTTTAGTGCTCAAGTTCCCCAAGCAACAGCTCCCACCAAAGAAGAAGAGACGCGTAGGCAATGCTGTGCACTGTGACTACCTCAAT AAACCACACAAGGCCATCCACCGCAGACGCACGGACCCCATGGTGACCTTGTCTTCTGTGCTAGAGAGCATCATCAATGACATGCGGGATCACCCTAAT ACATATCCATTCCACACACCAGTAAATGCTAAGGTTGTGAAGGACTACTATAAGATCATCACACGGCCCATGGACCTGCAGACGCTAAGGGAGAATGTACGTAAGCGACTGTACCCATCCAGGGAGGAGTTCCGTGAAGCAGTGGAGGTTATCGTCAAAAACAGCGCCACCTACAATG GGGCAAAACATCCAATAACACAGGTAGCACAGTCCATGCTGGACCTGTGTGATGCTAAACTGAAAGA GCAGGAGGACAGGCTGGTAAGGCTGGAGAAAGCCATCAACCCCTTGCTGGATGATGATGATCAGGTGGCCTTCTCCTTCATTCTAGACAACATTGTGACCCAGAAAATGATGGTGGTTCCCGAT TCATGGCCATTTCACCATCCTGTCAACAAAAAGTTTGTGCCTGACTATTATAAGGTGATTGTAAGCCCAATGGATCTGGAGAACATCCGCAAG AACATCTCCAAACACAAATACCAGAACCGAGATGCGTTCCTTTCAGATGTCAGTCTCATTCACGCCAACAGTATCAAGTACAATG GCCCAGACAGTCCTTACACCAAGACAGCTCTGGATATTGTCAATGTGTGCAAGCAAACCTTGGCAGAG TATGATGAGCACTTGACCCAGTTGGAGAAGGACATCTCTACTGCTAAAGAGGCAGCTCTAGATGCAGCTGACTTGGAGAGTCTGGACCCATTGACGCCTGGGCCATACACACCGCAG CCTGCTGATCTGTTTGACAGCGGGGCTTCAGGGAGTCTGCCCAGAGAGACCAGCAGCATTTTCTCTGAGGGACCTCTAGTAGTTGCTCCAGAGAAGAGAGGGGGGCAG GGTCGCCACGGCAGAAGACCCGGGGAGGAAGAGTCAGATGTGGACATTGAAGGCTTTGAGGAGGAAGATGATGGCAAACCCAAAACTCCTGCTCCT GCAGAGGATGCAGACAGAGATCTAGAGGacgaagatgatgaagaggacaTGTTGCTGCCGCCTCGCAGACGGGTGCACGaccaagaggaagaggaggaggaggaggaagaggacggaCTATCTAACCGCCCAGCCCAAGCCAGCGTGCTGTACCAGGATCTGCTCATGTCTGACGGAGAGGACGATGCCAGTGAAGAGGAGGGCGACAACCCTTTCTCCT CCATACAGCTGTCGGAGAGTGGGAGCGATTCTGATAGAGAGTTGGATGTGCGACCTGCACCTCCACGGAGAGCTCAAGAGACGGCCCGCATGGGCATGGAGCAAGATGAGAGCATGATGTCATATGAAGGGGACGGGCCTGATGGGCCTCCCATGGAAGACAGCAATGTCAG TTACGGCAGCTATGAGGAGACAGAGAGCCGGAGTCACATGCAGCCCTCTAGCATGGGGAACGGAGAAGACTACGGCATCagcgaagaggaggaggaagatgaagaagatgaaGCACGGAGGAGAGGCCCAGCTGTGCTCTCCCAGGTCCAGCTCAGTGAAGACGAGGAGAGCGAAGAATTCAGATCTATAGGGGGAGACAGCGACATGGACTCTGACAACTAG